The proteins below are encoded in one region of Amycolatopsis magusensis:
- a CDS encoding CGNR zinc finger domain-containing protein — MEADVTLVLDFLNTLDVDDGTDELETADSWRAWASARSLRAGTVREARTARSSLRSLVGDPMASAAPLSEPVRIEVRADGPALVADTAVGAILTAAARLSLLGDFGRLKICPADDCRWAFYDRSRNRSRSWCSMSSCGNREKARAWRQRTTTPPTPVDNPGDNSPPCG, encoded by the coding sequence CTGGAAGCCGACGTCACGCTGGTGCTCGACTTCCTGAACACCCTGGACGTGGACGACGGCACCGACGAGCTGGAGACCGCCGATTCCTGGCGTGCCTGGGCTTCCGCGCGCTCGCTTCGGGCGGGCACGGTCAGGGAAGCGCGCACGGCTCGCTCTTCGCTGCGCTCGCTGGTCGGTGACCCGATGGCTTCGGCGGCTCCCCTGTCGGAGCCCGTACGTATCGAGGTTCGCGCCGATGGCCCGGCCCTCGTCGCGGACACCGCCGTCGGCGCGATCCTGACGGCCGCCGCTCGCCTCTCCCTGCTGGGGGACTTCGGCCGCCTCAAAATCTGCCCCGCGGACGACTGCCGATGGGCCTTCTACGACCGCTCGCGGAACCGCTCACGCTCGTGGTGCTCGATGAGCTCGTGCGGCAACCGGGAAAAAGCCCGAGCCTGGCGGCAACGCACTACCACACCCCCCACACCTGTGGACAACCCGGGGGATAACTCCCCACCCTGTGGATAA
- a CDS encoding VOC family protein: protein MATAVPAFGSVVLDCADAPELAAFYARLLDWPDPEGDEGWMTLRNPDGGPKIEFQSVAEFRAPEWPSPKKPQQFHLDLTVTDMEAAHERAVRIGARLLDDTSYHDGSGFRVFADPAGHPFCLCAC from the coding sequence ATGGCCACCGCGGTACCCGCATTCGGCTCCGTCGTGCTCGACTGCGCCGACGCGCCCGAGCTCGCGGCGTTCTACGCCCGGCTGCTCGACTGGCCCGACCCCGAGGGCGACGAGGGCTGGATGACCCTGCGCAATCCCGACGGCGGCCCCAAGATCGAGTTCCAGAGCGTCGCCGAGTTCCGCGCGCCCGAGTGGCCGTCGCCGAAGAAGCCGCAGCAGTTCCACCTCGACCTGACCGTCACCGACATGGAAGCCGCCCACGAGCGCGCGGTGCGCATCGGCGCTCGCCTGCTCGACGACACCAGCTACCACGACGGCAGCGGCTTCCGCGTCTTCGCCGACCCGGCCGGCCACCCCTTCTGCCTCTGCGCGTGCTGA
- a CDS encoding TFIIB-type zinc ribbon-containing protein — MRTLNKNGVHLEQCDGCRGIFLDRGELEQIVAAEGSYYGGGAPAPYPGGHAPRYGDSPKPFRGGHGDSPKPFRGGHGDSPRPYGGHGGGRGYSDSPRAHRGGHGYGDSPRAYGGHGHRRKGFLENLFD; from the coding sequence ATGAGGACGCTGAACAAGAACGGCGTCCACCTCGAACAGTGCGACGGCTGCCGCGGCATCTTTCTCGACCGCGGTGAGCTCGAGCAGATCGTCGCGGCCGAGGGTTCCTACTACGGCGGCGGCGCTCCGGCGCCCTACCCGGGTGGGCACGCGCCGCGCTACGGCGACTCGCCGAAGCCGTTCCGGGGCGGGCACGGGGATTCCCCCAAGCCGTTCCGCGGCGGCCACGGGGACTCGCCGCGGCCGTACGGCGGCCACGGCGGTGGTCGCGGTTACTCGGACTCGCCCCGCGCGCACCGCGGCGGGCACGGCTACGGCGACTCGCCGCGTGCCTACGGCGGGCACGGTCACCGCCGCAAGGGCTTCCTCGAGAACCTTTTCGACTGA
- a CDS encoding AAA family ATPase, which yields MLDLKICPGCGDRGDHPVTGTTQLRCDRCGHRWTFRRLPLFALTGPSGAGKSTVGPRLAARLSGRVVALEQDVLWTGVLRENSPDGYGHGAFRATWLRMAAMIHQSARPVVLCGTVAPPEFEPLPERAYFDGIHYLAFVAEPEALAERLRARPAWREWDEPRIAEMLEFNEWLRDSAATLDPPVELFDTTNATIDEAVDYACTWVEKRLPA from the coding sequence GTGCTCGACCTGAAGATCTGCCCGGGGTGCGGTGACCGGGGCGACCACCCGGTCACCGGCACCACCCAGCTCCGGTGCGACCGCTGCGGCCACCGCTGGACCTTCCGGCGGTTGCCGCTGTTCGCGCTCACCGGTCCCAGCGGGGCAGGCAAGTCCACGGTGGGCCCCCGCCTGGCCGCCCGGCTCTCCGGCCGGGTCGTCGCGCTGGAGCAGGACGTGCTCTGGACCGGGGTGCTCCGGGAGAACTCGCCGGACGGCTACGGCCACGGCGCCTTCCGCGCCACCTGGCTGCGGATGGCCGCGATGATCCACCAGAGCGCCCGCCCGGTGGTGCTCTGCGGCACGGTCGCGCCGCCCGAGTTCGAGCCGCTGCCCGAACGCGCCTACTTCGACGGCATCCACTACCTCGCGTTCGTCGCCGAGCCCGAAGCGCTGGCCGAGCGGCTGCGTGCCCGGCCGGCCTGGCGCGAGTGGGACGAGCCGCGGATCGCGGAAATGCTGGAGTTCAACGAGTGGCTCCGCGACTCGGCGGCCACTCTCGACCCGCCGGTGGAGTTGTTCGACACCACCAACGCGACCATTGACGAGGCCGTCGATTACGCCTGCACCTGGGTGGAGAAGCGCCTACCCGCCTAA
- a CDS encoding methyltransferase domain-containing protein: MALDRRRALTARLRRSGVLTEAAWLAAFEAVPRETFLSRFFVPVGGGWRAVARGDDGWLDQVYTDQVLVTQLDGDESAWDRARAGDVVTGTPTCSSSMPTIMAIMLEALRTGERARVLEIGTGTGYNTALLCHRVGATNVSTVDIDGALVRTAGAALAEAGYEPESVTGDGARGLPGSAPFDRVLCTCAVSGIPPAWVEQTRPGGLLVTTLNRPIGAGLVRLVAEEGTVAHGRVLSQDGRFMPLRAHRHADPGDLLAEVRDTEAGHSRRTSLPASAVLSPSSPLEFFASLELEGVLPAYPGDDGVVYLLHPDGSWVRHAERNGRYSVAQGGPRFLWDLAEQARVRWRKLGKPGRSRFGVTVDGDRQEFWLDEPGSPHRWRLGG, encoded by the coding sequence ATGGCACTGGACCGGCGTCGAGCGCTGACCGCCCGGCTGCGGCGGTCCGGCGTGCTGACCGAAGCCGCCTGGCTCGCCGCGTTCGAAGCCGTGCCGCGAGAGACCTTCCTGTCGCGGTTCTTCGTGCCGGTCGGCGGCGGCTGGCGCGCGGTGGCCCGCGGCGACGACGGCTGGCTCGACCAGGTCTACACCGACCAGGTGCTGGTCACCCAGCTCGACGGGGACGAGTCGGCGTGGGACCGGGCCCGCGCGGGGGACGTGGTGACCGGGACGCCGACCTGTTCCTCCAGCATGCCCACCATCATGGCGATCATGCTGGAGGCGCTGCGGACCGGGGAGCGCGCGCGGGTGCTGGAGATCGGCACCGGCACCGGGTACAACACCGCCCTGCTGTGCCACCGCGTCGGCGCCACGAACGTGTCCACTGTGGACATCGATGGGGCGCTGGTGCGCACCGCGGGCGCCGCGCTCGCCGAGGCGGGGTACGAACCGGAGAGCGTCACCGGCGACGGCGCCCGCGGCCTCCCCGGCAGCGCGCCGTTCGACCGCGTGCTGTGCACCTGCGCGGTGTCCGGCATCCCACCGGCCTGGGTCGAGCAGACGCGGCCGGGCGGCCTGCTCGTCACCACGCTGAACCGGCCGATCGGCGCGGGCCTGGTGCGCCTGGTCGCTGAGGAGGGCACGGTCGCGCACGGGCGCGTGCTGTCGCAGGACGGGCGGTTCATGCCGTTGCGGGCCCACCGGCACGCCGACCCCGGTGACCTGCTGGCCGAGGTGCGCGACACCGAGGCCGGGCACTCGCGCCGGACCTCGCTGCCCGCCTCCGCGGTGCTGAGCCCGTCGAGTCCGCTGGAGTTCTTCGCCAGCCTGGAGCTGGAGGGCGTGCTGCCCGCGTACCCGGGCGACGACGGCGTGGTCTACCTGCTGCACCCCGACGGTTCCTGGGTGCGGCACGCGGAACGGAACGGGCGGTATTCCGTAGCGCAGGGCGGTCCGCGATTCCTCTGGGACCTCGCCGAGCAGGCACGCGTCCGCTGGCGCAAGCTCGGCAAACCCGGCCGTTCGCGCTTCGGCGTGACCGTCGACGGGGACCGGCAGGAGTTCTGGCTGGACGAACCGGGCAGCCCGCACCGCTGGCGGTTAGGCGGGTAG
- a CDS encoding helix-turn-helix domain-containing protein — protein MDKVADIASDIGEYIRQQRNSAKISLRQLSKLAGVSNPYLSQIERGVRKPSAEILQQIAKGLRISAEALYVQAGILDLPKGGPVGDAIRADPELTERQKQVLLDVYESFRRENHVAEATAKPPAERPVGATGEDSHKE, from the coding sequence ATGGACAAGGTCGCCGACATCGCCTCCGACATCGGTGAGTACATCCGCCAGCAGCGCAACAGCGCGAAGATCTCGTTGCGCCAGCTGTCGAAGCTCGCCGGGGTGTCCAACCCGTACTTGAGCCAGATCGAGCGCGGGGTGCGCAAGCCGAGCGCGGAGATCCTGCAGCAGATCGCCAAGGGCCTGCGCATCTCCGCCGAGGCGCTGTACGTGCAGGCCGGGATCCTCGACCTGCCGAAGGGCGGGCCGGTCGGCGACGCGATTCGCGCCGACCCCGAGCTCACCGAACGGCAGAAGCAAGTCCTGCTCGACGTGTACGAGTCGTTCCGCCGTGAAAACCACGTGGCGGAGGCGACCGCGAAGCCACCAGCCGAGCGCCCGGTGGGCGCCACTGGCGAAGACAGCCACAAGGAGTGA
- a CDS encoding DUF2516 family protein: MPLIALWIVDIIHWLGVVAGAFAFLHSLTQRADAYTAADRKTKPIWMAITGGSTAAMALFGFYGPGMIFWLAGLVASLVYIVDVRPKLIEVQRGGHNW, from the coding sequence GTGCCGTTAATCGCATTGTGGATCGTCGACATCATCCACTGGCTCGGGGTGGTGGCTGGCGCGTTCGCCTTCCTGCACTCGCTGACCCAGCGGGCGGACGCCTACACCGCGGCGGACCGCAAGACCAAGCCGATCTGGATGGCCATCACCGGCGGCAGCACGGCGGCGATGGCGTTGTTCGGGTTCTACGGCCCCGGCATGATCTTCTGGCTGGCCGGACTGGTCGCCTCCCTGGTCTACATCGTGGACGTCCGCCCCAAGCTCATCGAGGTCCAGCGCGGCGGCCACAACTGGTGA
- a CDS encoding YbaK/EbsC family protein: protein MTTSWTIAGSLSVEPAALRTDLLAEPVAKALAALDLEAGVAAIDPELADTAAFCEAYGSPLAASANCVVVSGKRAGEVRYAAAMVLATTRADVNNVIKRRLDVRKASFAPMAEAVELTGMEYGGITPVGLPGGWPILVDQAVADAPELVIGSGIRGSKLLVSGALLASLPGAEVIEGLGKPVAS from the coding sequence GTGACCACCTCCTGGACCATCGCCGGTTCCCTGTCCGTCGAACCGGCCGCACTGCGCACCGATCTGCTCGCCGAGCCCGTGGCCAAGGCACTGGCCGCGCTGGACCTCGAAGCCGGCGTCGCCGCCATCGATCCCGAGCTCGCCGACACCGCCGCCTTCTGCGAGGCCTACGGCTCCCCGCTCGCCGCGTCCGCCAACTGCGTGGTCGTCTCCGGCAAGCGCGCCGGTGAGGTCCGCTACGCCGCCGCGATGGTGCTCGCCACCACCCGCGCGGATGTGAACAACGTCATCAAACGCCGTCTCGACGTGCGCAAAGCCAGTTTCGCGCCGATGGCCGAAGCGGTCGAGCTGACCGGCATGGAGTACGGCGGCATCACCCCGGTCGGGCTGCCCGGCGGCTGGCCGATCCTGGTGGACCAGGCCGTGGCCGACGCCCCCGAGCTGGTGATCGGCAGCGGGATCCGCGGCAGCAAGCTGCTCGTCTCCGGCGCGCTGCTCGCGTCCCTGCCCGGCGCCGAGGTCATCGAGGGCTTGGGCAAGCCGGTCGCCTCGTGA
- a CDS encoding ornithine cyclodeaminase family protein: MTSVWLRYLNAADIDSLGVTGADIVDAVEDVLHDHGEDRVVFEPRTHLVPDNGGKGHFNVLRGHLSSQQVSGVKVVGDFVGNFERGLPSEMALILLLDPDTGMPRAIVDGTMITDARTGAMTAVGAKYLARKDSRVLGHIGARGTAWWNVVLLDSLFDFAEIRVTSKRPESREAFGEQLSEHLGKPVRVLDNAADTLDGADIMVEASRLVEPEPLVRKEFLRPGSFLVPYGTISALELDLLDVVDKVVVDNWRESQSGNPEFGALRPQLNAGILTEERVHAEIGDVVAGKRPGRENDDERVLFWHRGLSTTDLSVANMILRRAEAADVGTMLPYR; this comes from the coding sequence GTGACGTCGGTCTGGCTGCGCTACCTCAACGCCGCCGACATCGATTCGCTCGGCGTGACCGGCGCGGACATCGTCGACGCGGTCGAAGACGTGCTGCACGACCACGGCGAGGACCGCGTGGTCTTCGAGCCGCGCACGCACCTCGTGCCGGACAACGGGGGCAAGGGCCACTTCAACGTGCTGCGCGGGCACCTGTCGTCGCAGCAGGTCAGCGGGGTGAAGGTGGTCGGCGACTTCGTCGGCAACTTCGAGCGCGGCCTGCCGAGCGAGATGGCGCTGATCCTGCTGCTCGACCCGGACACCGGCATGCCGCGTGCCATCGTCGACGGCACCATGATCACCGACGCGCGGACCGGCGCGATGACCGCGGTCGGGGCGAAGTACCTGGCGCGGAAGGACTCCCGTGTGCTCGGGCACATCGGCGCGCGCGGCACCGCCTGGTGGAACGTGGTACTGCTGGACTCGCTGTTCGACTTCGCCGAGATCCGGGTGACCAGCAAGCGGCCGGAGTCGCGGGAGGCGTTCGGCGAGCAGCTGAGCGAGCACCTCGGCAAGCCGGTGCGGGTGCTCGACAACGCCGCGGACACGCTGGACGGCGCCGACATCATGGTCGAGGCGTCCCGGCTGGTCGAGCCGGAACCGCTGGTGCGCAAGGAGTTCCTGCGCCCGGGCAGCTTCCTGGTGCCGTACGGGACGATCAGCGCGCTGGAACTGGACCTGCTCGACGTGGTCGACAAGGTCGTGGTGGACAACTGGCGCGAGTCCCAGTCCGGCAACCCCGAGTTCGGTGCGCTGCGACCGCAGCTCAACGCCGGGATCCTGACCGAGGAACGCGTGCACGCCGAGATCGGTGACGTGGTCGCGGGCAAGCGACCCGGCCGTGAGAACGACGACGAGCGCGTCCTGTTCTGGCACCGTGGACTGTCCACAACGGACCTTTCGGTGGCGAACATGATCCTGCGCCGCGCCGAGGCGGCCGACGTCGGCACCATGCTCCCGTACCGATGA